GCCGACCGTTCCCACCGGGATGTTCAGAACCTCGCTGATCTCCTGGTACGACAGGTGGTTGAAGTAGTGCAGGGTCACCGCAGTCCGATACGGCTCAGGCAGTTCTGCCACCGCCTGCCGCACGGCGGCCCGGTCGTGCACCGCGAGGACCTGGCCGGGCGGCGGGGGGGCCGGGTCCGGCAAGTCGGCCAGCACCGCGTCCTCCACGGGGGCGGGACGCTGCTGCCGGGCCCGCAGGTGGTCGCGGCAGAGGTTGGCCGCGATGCGCAGAAGCCAGGGGCGGAAGGGCTGGGTGACATCGAAGCCGGCCAGGGAACGGTAGGCCCGGAGGAAGGCCTCGCTGGTGAGGTCCAGCGCGTCCTCCCGCCTGCCCGTCATCCGCAGGCAAAAGCCGTAGACGCCGTCCTGATGCAGCCGGACCAGCGCGGCGAAGGCTTCGGCATCGCCGCCCTGCGCCCGCCGGATCCACTCCTGCTCGACCACCCCTTTCCCCCCTTCCACTCTTACCTACCGGCCATCCCGCGGTTTTCTTTCACCCTGCCGTGCAGAGTTCTGTTCCCAAGGAAAAGGCCGCCCCGACTGCC
The nucleotide sequence above comes from Symbiobacterium thermophilum IAM 14863. Encoded proteins:
- a CDS encoding RNA polymerase sigma factor, with protein sequence MVEQEWIRRAQGGDAEAFAALVRLHQDGVYGFCLRMTGRREDALDLTSEAFLRAYRSLAGFDVTQPFRPWLLRIAANLCRDHLRARQQRPAPVEDAVLADLPDPAPPPPGQVLAVHDRAAVRQAVAELPEPYRTAVTLHYFNHLSYQEISEVLNIPVGTVGTHLHRAKRLLRKRLVEQEVAT